The DNA region GGAGGCTGCCGGGCGGGAGGCGGAGCCGAGTGCGGCGGTCATCGACTCGCAGCCGGTGAAGGCCGACGCGGTCGTCTGCTCCGGCAGCCGGGGCTATGACGGCGGCAAGAAGACATTCGATGCGAAGAACGTGTCAAACAGCGAGCGTAAGACGGGGTTCTCGCGAGGTTGGAAAGGCCACAGCCTCGTTGAACGGGACGCGGTGAGACAGGCAGTGGTGAAGGCAGCCGATCACCCGGTTGAAGAGGTTTCTCTGGGCAGCCGTGTGACGGTCTCCGGCCTCACGTCGGCGGTCGTAGTGAGCCCGCGCTCCGGCTGAGAGCCTGTCGGGTGGCCGGTTGATTACGCTGCGATGAGGTCCTCGATGGTCTTGGTTCGGGCGGTCTTGCGGTGGGATTCATGGCTCCACCGTGATGGCTGCCCGGCGAGCCGGACGAGCATCAGGCGGATCATCGCCACCTTGATCATGGCCTCGGAGGGCGCTGTCACGTTGGCTGGCCCGTGGGATGATCTTCGGGTTGATCACGTTGGGGGAGACGTCTGTGGTGGGTGCACCGCCGTCGTACAAGGGGCGCCGACACCCGGTCGAGGTCATCTCGCACTGCGTGTGGCTGTACTTCCGGTTCCCGCTCAGTTTCCGTGAGGTGGAGGAGCTGATGTTCCAGCGCGGCGTGACCGTCTCCCATGAGACCGTGCGCCGCTGGTGTCTGAAGTTCGGCCAGGCGTACGCCGGCGCGCTGCGCCGCCGGCGGCCCCGCCCCGGGGACAAGTGGCATCCGGACGAGGTCTTCATCAAGATCAACAGCGAGCAGAAGTACCTGTGGCGGGCGGTCGACCAGGACGGCAATGTCCTGGACATCCTCGTTCAGAACCGGCGGGACAAGGCCGCAGCCAGGCGATTCTTCCGCAGGCTGATGACGAAGACGGGCAGGGTGCCGCGGGTGGTCGTCACCGACAAGCTGCGTTCCTGCGGCGCCGCTCACCGCGAGGTCATGCCCTCGGTGGAGCATCGCTCGCACAAGGGCCTGAACAACCGGGCCGAGAACAGCCACCAGCCGACGAGGCAACGCGAACGGGCGATGAAGGGCTTCCGCAGCGTGGGCGGGGCCCAGCGGTTCCTGTCCGCGTTCAGCGGTATCTCACCCCACTTCCGGCCCCGACGCCACCTGATGACCGCATCCGAACACCGAGCCGAAATGACCATCCGCTTCACCATCTGGGAACAGATCACCAGCGTCACCGGCCGACCTACCGCGGCCTGAGCCCAGGCCGGCACCCAGCCCCACCACACCTCGACGCACCGTCAGACACCCACACACCCAACAACGTGACAACGCCCACCCGGGAGCTGTGACGGGACGGGGGGCTGCGCCTGACCGGACATCGGGGGCGGCGCCTGACCGGGGCCCTGCGCCGCGGGCCCCCAGGCCGGCGCGCCCTGACCGAGCGGCTGGGCGGGACGGTTCTCACCGAAGCCCTGCCGGGGGTCCACCTGCGGGTTCTCACTCACGAAACAGCTCGCTTTCCTACAGTTCACGCCCTCGGGACGGCAGGAACCCGTCCCAGGGGAATAGGCCGGAACGGAGATCGACCGGGACCGGACACGACGCGCCGAACTCTCTCGCGAGACACTGCAATGCCGATGAAATTCTGCTGAAGCAGAGGATTCGGCCCGCAGGGAAAGCGGGAGACTGCGGGGGACTGCGGGGATCATGGGGGAGTCCGGAGTGGGCACGAACAGAGCGGACACAGCGAACACGATGAACACAGCGGACGCAGCCGGCTCAGGCAGGGGCGCGTGGCATCCGGCTGACGCGACAGCTGCGGCAGGCACGGCAGGCACGGCAGGCACGGCAGGCACGGCAGGCACGACCGGTGCGGAGATTGCGGCGGACCGGCTGCGCTTCGCCCTGCTCGGCCCGGTCGGCGCCCACCGCGGCGTGGTGCCGCTCGACCTCGGGCCCGTGCGGCGTCAGGCGGTGCTGGCCGCACTGATCCTGCGTGCGGAGACGCTCGTCACCCAACAGCAACTCCTTGACGACGTATGGGGACTCGAACCACCGGGCACGGGCCGCCGGGTCCTGTCCAGTTACGTCTACCCCCTGCGCAAGGCACTGGACGTGCCCGGCACTGGCCCCACCGCATCCGTGATCCGCGGTGAGCGCGGCGGCTACCGCTTCGTACCCGGCGAAGCCCGCACGGACATCCGTGAGTTGACCGGACAGGCCGCCGCGGTACGCGGCGCGAAGGCCGCGGGTGACCTCACCACTGCCCTCGACGGCTGTACGCGGGCACTGAACCTGTTCCGCGGGGAGCCGTTGGCTGGCCTGCCCGGCCCGCTCGCCGACGCCGAGCGGCAGCGTCTTGCCCGGCAGCGGCGCACCCTCCACCAGGAGCGGGTGGAGTCCCTGGTGCTCCTGGGCCGGTATGCGGAGGCCCTGGACGAGCTTCTGGCCGCGCCCACGGCGCAGCCGCACGACGAACCACTCGCCGCCCTGCGTATGCGCGCGCTGTACGGCAGCGGCCGGCAGGCCGAAGCACTTGCCGCCTACCAGGAGACCCGGGACCGGCTGCGCGACGAGCTGGGCGTGGAGCCCGGCGAGGAACTGCGCCGGGTGCACGAGGGCGTGCTGCGCCGGGATGATCCGATGCTGCTCGGCCGGGCCCCGTCACCCCGTGCCACAGGCTCCGCCGCCGCGCAAGCACCGCCCCCGGCAGCCGCACCCACACAGCCATCGGCGCCCGAGCGTTCCCCGTCCCCGCCCCCGTCACGACCTCGCCGCAACGAACTCCCCGGCGACACCGCCTGGCTCGTCGGCCGGGAGGCGGAACTCGATCTGCTCACCGCGTCGGTGCCCGTCGGCTCCGTCTCCGTGGCTGCCGTGGACGGCACGGCGGGTGTCGGCAAGACCGCGCTGCTGGTCCGCGCCGCCTGGACGCTGCACGACCAGTACCCGGATGGCTGCCTGTTCGTGGACCTGCACGCGCACGGCGCCCCCCACGAGAGCCTGCGCCCGCAGCGCGCACTGCACCAGCTGCTGCGTGCCGTCAACGGCGCCGACGGCGAACTGCCTGACGAGCTACACGAGTTGGTCACCGCCTGGCGGGCGGCCACCAGCTCCTTGCGGCTGCTGTTGGTCGTGGACGACGCCCGCAGTGCGGAACAGGTACGCCCCTTGCTGCCCGCGGGCCCGGGCAGCCGGGTGCTTGTGGCCGGCCGCCAGCGCCTGCCCGGCCTCGACGCCGACCGGCGGCTCACCGTGGAGCCGCTGGATACGGGCGAGGCGGTCACACTGCTCACGCGCCTCCTTGGCGAGACGCGCGCTGGACAGGAACCGGAGGCCGCGCAGGAGCTCGCCCGCCGTTGCGGCGGTCTCCCGCTGGCGCTGCGGATCGCCGGGGCCCGGCTGCAGAACCTCCCGTCCTGGACACTGACCCACCTGGTCGGCCGGATGTCGGACGATGAACGCCGCCTGGGCGAACTCCGGGCAGAGGACCGCAGTGTGGAAGCCGCCTTCCGGATGTCCTACGATCTGCTCGCCCCCGAACTGCGCCGCGGTTTCCGGGCGTTGGGCCAGGTCCCGACCGCCGAGTTCGACGGGCTCACCCCCGCCGCCATGCTGGGCCGCTCGCTCCAGGACACCGAGGACCTCCTGGAGCGTCTGGTCGACGCGAGCCTGTTGCAGCAGCCACGGCCCAGCTGCTACCGGCTGCACGATCTCGTACGCGACCACACGCGCCTCCTCGCCGCCGCCGTGCCCGAGGAGGCCGCCGCGGACCGCGCCGCCGTGCTGCACCTCTACACAGCCGCCGGGCGTATCGCCAGCGACTGGGGCCCCGAGGGCTTCCCGACGGGCCCCGATGTCTCCCATTCCCCCTTCTCGGACTGGCGGGAAGCCGACGCATGGCTGGAGGGCCGCGGGCGGCCAACTGCTCGACGTGGTCGCTTTCGCGGCGGCCACCGGGCAGCGCGACCACGCCTGCTGGATCGCCGAGTCCCTGGTCGACTCGCTTGTCCGCCAGGGCCGCTTCCACGAGTGCCGCTCCGCCCTGGAGCTCGCGCTGCCCGGCGCCGACCTGGCTGACGACCGGCGGATGCCCTCCTCGCTGCGTAATTGCCTGGCCGTCGCGGACATCTATCAGGGGCGCTTCCAGCAGGCTCACGCCTGGTGCACCAATGCGCTGCGCCTCGCCCGCCACCAGGGCGACCTGCGTGAACAGGCCCGGGCGATGGCCGTCATGGGTGCCGCGGAGCGTGCGCTGGGCCGTTTCCGGGAGGCGGCCGCCCACCTGCGCGAGGCCATGAGGCTGGCGGCCCGGCTCAACGACGACTGGCTGGCCGGGATGTCGAGCTGCAACCTCGGCGCTCTCCACGGCCAGCAGGGACGGCATGAGGAAGCGCTCACGTACTACGCCACCTCCCTCACCTTCGCCGAGAAGATCGGCCGCCCCAGAATGATCAGCAAGACCCTGTGCTTCACCGCCGAGGCCCACCTGGCACTCGGCCGGCACACCGAGGTCAAAGACCTGGCGCGGCGCGCGGCGGGCCTGGCCCAGGAGGTCGGTGACCTGCAATTGCGCGCGACGAGCCTGTCCCTGCTCGGAGCCGCGGAACACGGCCGCGGAGACCTGCCGTTGGCCATCACTCTCCAGCGAGAGGCCCTGGCCACACTCACCGAGCACACCAGCAGGCCGCTGGAGATGGAGGTCCGCCGTCGGCTCGGACGCACCTACGCGGCTGCGGGCCACCCGGCCAAGGCCGAGCAGCAGTTCCGCATTGCCCGGTCCTTGGCCGGGTCGACGTAGCGGCACTGGTACTGTGGCCCGGCCCGCCCCAGGGCGCCTGTTCTCACCCTCTCCTCAGATTCCGGCGCTAACCTGTGGGGCTCGTAAAGTCATCGCTGCTGGTCAGTACCCGCCTCCAGGGTCGTCGGTGGGGACTTGTAATGCTGCCCCTGATGATCGTGTCCCTGCTCTACTGCACCGCCCGCGCGCTACTGTCCGTCCCCGCGGTCCTACTGTGCCGAGATACCGCCAAGGATGCCGAACTGCTGGTGCTGCACGAGAATGCCATCCTGCGCAGGCATGTGAAGGGCGTTGTCACGTTGTTGGGTGCGTGGGTGTCTGACGGTGCGTCGAGGTGTGGTGGGGCTGGGTGCCGGCCTGGGTTCAGGCCGCGGTAGGTCGGCCGGTGACGCTGGTGATCTGTTCCCAGATGGTGAAGCGGATGGTCATTTCGGCTCGGTGTTCGGATGCGGTCATCAGGTGGCGTCGGGGCCGGAAGTGGGGTGAGATACCGCTGAACGCGGACAGGAACCGCTGGGCCCCGCCCACGCTGCGGAAGCCCTTCATCGCCCGTTCGCGTTGCCTCGTCGGCTGGTGGCTGTTCTCGGCCCGGTTGTTCAGGCCCTTGTGCGAGCGATGCTCCACCGAGGGCATGACCTCGCGGTGAGCGGCGCCGCAGGAACGCAGCTTGTCGGTGACGACCACCCGCGGCACCCTGCCCGTCTTCGTCATCAGCCTGCGGAAGAATCGCCTGGCTGCGGCCTTGTCCCGCCGGTTCTGAACGAGGATGTCCAGGACATTGCCGTCCTGGTCGACCGCCCGCCACAGGTACTTCTGCTCGCTGTTGATCTTGATGAAGACCTCGTCCGGATGCCACTTGTCCCCGGGGCGGGGCCGCCGGCGGCGCAGCGCGCCGGCGTACGCCTGGCCGAACTTCAGACACCAGCGGCGCACGGTCTCGTGGGAGACGGTCACGCCGCGCTGGAACATCAGCTCCTCCACCTCACGGAAACTGAGCGGGAACCGGAAGTACAGCCACACGCAGTGCGAGATGACCTCGACCGGGTGTCGGTGCCCCTTGCACGACGGTGGTTTCCTGCCGGCGTCAGGCGGTCTGTGGTGTGAGGGAGTGGAAGGGCCGTCCGTCGAGCGTCCAGTGCGGGTCGGGCGCGATACCCAGGGCGGCGTAGACGTGGGCGGCGACATCGGCGTGGCGGAGGATGTCCGGTGTGGTGGAGGGGGTGATGCCGGGGCCGCTCGCGGCGATCCAGGCGGTGCGCTCCGATGTGCTGCGCCCGCCGTGGCCGCCTTCGTCGCGGTGGCCGTGGTCGGTCACTGCGATGACGGTCCACTCCTCGGACCGGGCGTCGGGACGTCCGCGTACGGCGGTGAGGAGCTGTCCGAGTCGTCGGTCGGCCATCTCGATCGCGTGCCGGTACTCGGGGCCGCAGCCGAGGAAGTGGGCGGTCTCGTCGACAGCGCCGAGATAGACGAAGGAGGCGTCCAGGTCTTCGCCGGAGCTGAGAACCCTTACGGCTTCGTCGGTCACGCTTTGGTCGCACTCCTCCCAGGCCTGCGGGGTGTCCTCGCGCGGGGCGATGTAGGCGAGCCTGCTCGGGGCCGCGAAGACCGGGCCGCCCTGCCGGGCCAGGAACAGGGGTTCCCAACCTCCGGCCGCGAAGGTCCGCAGCCCCTGCTCGGCGGCCAGCCGGGTGGTGAAGTCGGGGAACACCCCAAGCCGGTTTCCGGTGAAGTTGTTGCCCCAGACCCCGTGCTTGGCCACGCCGACACCGGTGACGACCGTGGTCCAACAGGGGCCCGACATGGTTGGTGTGTTGTCGTCGATGTGGACGGGCGCGAGGAAGCCGGCATTCGCTAGTTCGTCGAGGTTGGGCGTTTCCAACATCGGCAGCAGATCGAGGCGGACGCCGTCGATACCGACGACCAGGACGCGGGGTGTGGGCATGTTCTCGGTTCCTTCGTGGGTCGGGCAGAGAAGGGGGCGGGGTCAGACGGTGCGGCGCAGCCGGATCAGGCGGCTGGCGTAGTCGCCGGCGGGTAGCCGCAGGTCGATGCCCCGGCGGGTCAGGACGGCGCCGCTGTGGGTGATGCCCTCGTCGATGTCGAGGTAGCGGGCCGCGGGGTCCAGGGCCGGCAGGGCGAGCCCGGGGGCCGGGTGGCCGAAGCGGGTTGCGGGGCGCCAGGCGAGGACGGCGTGTTCGGTGTCGTCCTGGGACGCGTAGTGCACGGCTGTCACTCCGTCGGGCCCGTGGAGGCGGTACTGGCGGCCGTGCTGGACCAAGGGGCGGATCTGTTTGTAGCGGATGACGAGCGCGGTGGCCCCGTCGAGCTCCTCCTCGGACCAGGCGGTGAGATCCCCGCCGAGGCCGAGCGCTCCGGCCATGGCGACATGGAAGCGGAACCGGAGAGGGGTGGTGCGGCCGGTGGTGACATTGGGGTTGTCGGTCACCCAGGCCGCCATGGCCTGGGCGGGGAAGAGCTGGCTGAAGCCGTGCTGGATGCTGATCCGGTCGACGGGATCGGTGTTGTCGGAAGTCCAGGCCTGGTCGGTGCGGGCGAGGATGCCGAGGTCGGCCCGTCCGCCGCCGCCCGCGCAGGCCTCGATGCGAAGGCCGGGGTGGTCGGCACGGAGGCGGTCCATGATCCGGTAGACGGCGCGGGTGTGGTCGATCCACAGCCGGTCGGGGTCCGGATGGCCGGCCCATCCGGCCTCGGTGACGACCCGGTTGGCATCCCACTTGAACCAGTCGACGTCGTAGTCGCGCACCAACTGGTCCAGAGTCCGATGGGCCCAGGCCTCGACTTCGGGGCGGGCGAAGTTCAGCATGAGCTGGTTGCGCAGTTCGGTCGCGTCCCGAGTCGCCGCATGGACGACCCAGTCGGGATGGGCACGGTAGAGGTCGCTGTCGCGGTTGACCATTTCCGGCTCCACCCACAGCCCGAACGCCATGCCCAGGCGGTGCACTTCGTCGGCCAATGGGCGCAGCCCGTCGGGGAATGCCTCGGGCCGGGGTGTCCAGTCGCCGAGGCCCGCCCGGTCGCTGGTACGGCCGCCGAACCATCCGTCGTCGAGGACGAAGAGTTCGGCGCCCAGACGTGCGGCCAGCCGGGCCAGGTGCAGCTGGCCGGGTTGGCCGACGTCGAAGCCGGTGGCTTCCCACGAGTTGTAGACGACGGGCCGGTCCTGGTCGGGGGCGGGCAGGACGCTGGTGCGGATGTGGGTGTGCCAGGCACGGCTGGCGGCGCCGAAGCCGTCGCGGGTGTAGAGGCCGGCGAAGACGGGTGTGTACAGGCTCTGGCCGGGCTGGATGGTCCAGCTGAGTCCTTCGTGACCGAAGCCGCCGGTCCAGGTGGTCCGGCCGACCGGGTCGCGGTGCACGGTGATGCGCCAGCTTCCGCTCCAGGCCAGGGCGGTGCTCCAGACCTCGCCGCGTTCCTCGTCGGCGGTGCCGTCGTCGAGGGCGAGCCAGGGGTTGGCATGGTGGCTGGTGACGCCGCGGCGGCTGGTGAGCACGGTCTCGGCGACTGGGAGCCGGTCGCGCTGCAGCTGGAACTCGCTGTTCCAGCCGCCCACGAGGTGGCTGAGCCGGTAGTCGGGCAGCGCCGGTACCGTCCAGGAGGCCGAGTCCAGCCGGTCGACGGTGATCGGGCCCGAATCGCCGGCTCCGGTGTGGGTGAGTTCCGCCCAGCGCTCGATGACGTCACTGCCGGGACGGACGCGATAGCCCAGTTCGGCGGCCAACGGGTAACGGCGGTCGGCCAGGTGCAGGCGAAGCTCCCCGTCCCGGACCGTGTGCCCGGTATAGGACCACTGGGCGCCGCGGGTGCCGTCGGCGAACCGCACCTGGAGACCGGCCGGCCCGAACCGCGCACCAGTCTGCGGGGCCAATTCGTCCGGGGCGGGGTCTGACTCGAAGCTGCTCGCGGCAGGTGAGGTGGCCGCGGGCAGTCCACAGAGGGCGTCGGTGTCGAGCATTTCCCCCCAGTGCAGATGCCGAGGGCTGCCGTCGGCGCCGATGCGCACGGCGTAGACGCTGTTCGGGGTCCGCAGGACCACCAGCCCGCGGGTGGGGTCGAAGGAAACGGATGAGGGCGTGGGAGGCACAGGAGGTCCCGAGGGGTGTCGAGCGTCGGTGAGGACCGGCAAACGGAAACGGCGAACGACGTTTGAAGTGGCCGGAGTTGGGCCAGAGCGTAGGGTCGCTCGAACGAGAAAATCAATACTGGACGAAGTTATTTATTTATCGTAGGTTGCCGCCGTGTTTCCAAACCACTCGCGACCACTGGTGACGGCACCGGCCGAAACCGCCATCCTCGCCCTGCTGTTGGCCGAAAGCCCGCTCAGCCGGGTGGAGCTGGCCCGCCGGACGGGTCTGTCCTCGACCGCTGTGACCAAGGCCGCGCGACCACTCATCGACGACGGCTACCTCCACGAACTTCCCCCGGAGCGCACCGCTCCAGGGGCCGGACGCCCCGTGAACCCGCTGGCCGTCACTCCCGACCGGGAGTTCGTCGTCGGTGTGAAGATCAGTGCCGACACCCTCTACGGCGCGGTCTGCGACCTGCGGGCCCACATGCGCACTACCGCCAGCCGACCGTTGGGCGACCGCGACCCGGCCGCCGTGTGTGGGCTGCTGGCCGAACTCGTCGCCGAACTTCTCGACGCGAAACCCGAGTACCGGGCCCGCACCCGGCACCTGGGCATCGCGGTCTCCGGCGACGTGGACCGCCCCTGCGGGCGTGTCCGCTACTCCGCGCTCCCCAACTGGCGCGACGTGCCGCTGGCCGACAACCTCGCCGCGGCGACCGGCCTGACCGTCACCGTGGAGAACGACGTCAAGGCCATCACCGCCGCCGAGCACTGGTTCGGCGAGGGCATCGGCACCGAGTATTTCGCACTGGTCACCATCGGAGCGGGGATCGGTTCCGGGATCGTCATCAACGGTGAGCTGGTCGCCGGTGCGTACGGCGTCGCCGGAGAAATGGGGCACATCAGCATCGACCCGGCCGGGCCACGGTGCCACTGCGGCCAGGTCGGCTGCGTCGAGGCCGTCGCCTCCAGCGACGCCGTCCTCGCCGCCATCCGCTGCGCCACCGACGACCCGGACCTGGACTTCGACGGCGCCGTTCAACTCGCCCGTGGTGGAGACCCCGCCGCGCAGAGCGCCTTCGCGAGGGCGGGCCACGCCATCGGCGTCGGCATCGCCACCCTTGTGAACCTCGTAGGTCCCGAGCGCGTCGTCGTCACAGGCGAGGGGCTCGACACCTACGACCTTTTCGGAATGCACATCAGGGACGCCTACGAAGCGCACTGCTTCAAAGCAGCGGCGAAATGCCCGCTGACCCTGCGTCCGCTCCCCTGGGAGGAGTGGGCCCGCGGCGCCGCC from Streptomyces sp. NBC_01591 includes:
- a CDS encoding alpha-galactosidase, with amino-acid sequence MPPTPSSVSFDPTRGLVVLRTPNSVYAVRIGADGSPRHLHWGEMLDTDALCGLPAATSPAASSFESDPAPDELAPQTGARFGPAGLQVRFADGTRGAQWSYTGHTVRDGELRLHLADRRYPLAAELGYRVRPGSDVIERWAELTHTGAGDSGPITVDRLDSASWTVPALPDYRLSHLVGGWNSEFQLQRDRLPVAETVLTSRRGVTSHHANPWLALDDGTADEERGEVWSTALAWSGSWRITVHRDPVGRTTWTGGFGHEGLSWTIQPGQSLYTPVFAGLYTRDGFGAASRAWHTHIRTSVLPAPDQDRPVVYNSWEATGFDVGQPGQLHLARLAARLGAELFVLDDGWFGGRTSDRAGLGDWTPRPEAFPDGLRPLADEVHRLGMAFGLWVEPEMVNRDSDLYRAHPDWVVHAATRDATELRNQLMLNFARPEVEAWAHRTLDQLVRDYDVDWFKWDANRVVTEAGWAGHPDPDRLWIDHTRAVYRIMDRLRADHPGLRIEACAGGGGRADLGILARTDQAWTSDNTDPVDRISIQHGFSQLFPAQAMAAWVTDNPNVTTGRTTPLRFRFHVAMAGALGLGGDLTAWSEEELDGATALVIRYKQIRPLVQHGRQYRLHGPDGVTAVHYASQDDTEHAVLAWRPATRFGHPAPGLALPALDPAARYLDIDEGITHSGAVLTRRGIDLRLPAGDYASRLIRLRRTV
- a CDS encoding alkaline phosphatase family protein, which translates into the protein MPTPRVLVVGIDGVRLDLLPMLETPNLDELANAGFLAPVHIDDNTPTMSGPCWTTVVTGVGVAKHGVWGNNFTGNRLGVFPDFTTRLAAEQGLRTFAAGGWEPLFLARQGGPVFAAPSRLAYIAPREDTPQAWEECDQSVTDEAVRVLSSGEDLDASFVYLGAVDETAHFLGCGPEYRHAIEMADRRLGQLLTAVRGRPDARSEEWTVIAVTDHGHRDEGGHGGRSTSERTAWIAASGPGITPSTTPDILRHADVAAHVYAALGIAPDPHWTLDGRPFHSLTPQTA
- a CDS encoding IS6 family transposase, which produces MIFGLITLGETSVVGAPPSYKGRRHPVEVISHCVWLYFRFPLSFREVEELMFQRGVTVSHETVRRWCLKFGQAYAGALRRRRPRPGDKWHPDEVFIKINSEQKYLWRAVDQDGNVLDILVQNRRDKAAARRFFRRLMTKTGRVPRVVVTDKLRSCGAAHREVMPSVEHRSHKGLNNRAENSHQPTRQRERAMKGFRSVGGAQRFLSAFSGISPHFRPRRHLMTASEHRAEMTIRFTIWEQITSVTGRPTAA
- a CDS encoding ROK family transcriptional regulator, whose protein sequence is MFPNHSRPLVTAPAETAILALLLAESPLSRVELARRTGLSSTAVTKAARPLIDDGYLHELPPERTAPGAGRPVNPLAVTPDREFVVGVKISADTLYGAVCDLRAHMRTTASRPLGDRDPAAVCGLLAELVAELLDAKPEYRARTRHLGIAVSGDVDRPCGRVRYSALPNWRDVPLADNLAAATGLTVTVENDVKAITAAEHWFGEGIGTEYFALVTIGAGIGSGIVINGELVAGAYGVAGEMGHISIDPAGPRCHCGQVGCVEAVASSDAVLAAIRCATDDPDLDFDGAVQLARGGDPAAQSAFARAGHAIGVGIATLVNLVGPERVVVTGEGLDTYDLFGMHIRDAYEAHCFKAAAKCPLTLRPLPWEEWARGAAVVGIQALFP
- a CDS encoding tetratricopeptide repeat protein — protein: MPSSLRNCLAVADIYQGRFQQAHAWCTNALRLARHQGDLREQARAMAVMGAAERALGRFREAAAHLREAMRLAARLNDDWLAGMSSCNLGALHGQQGRHEEALTYYATSLTFAEKIGRPRMISKTLCFTAEAHLALGRHTEVKDLARRAAGLAQEVGDLQLRATSLSLLGAAEHGRGDLPLAITLQREALATLTEHTSRPLEMEVRRRLGRTYAAAGHPAKAEQQFRIARSLAGST
- a CDS encoding AfsR/SARP family transcriptional regulator, translated to MNTADAAGSGRGAWHPADATAAAGTAGTAGTAGTAGTTGAEIAADRLRFALLGPVGAHRGVVPLDLGPVRRQAVLAALILRAETLVTQQQLLDDVWGLEPPGTGRRVLSSYVYPLRKALDVPGTGPTASVIRGERGGYRFVPGEARTDIRELTGQAAAVRGAKAAGDLTTALDGCTRALNLFRGEPLAGLPGPLADAERQRLARQRRTLHQERVESLVLLGRYAEALDELLAAPTAQPHDEPLAALRMRALYGSGRQAEALAAYQETRDRLRDELGVEPGEELRRVHEGVLRRDDPMLLGRAPSPRATGSAAAQAPPPAAAPTQPSAPERSPSPPPSRPRRNELPGDTAWLVGREAELDLLTASVPVGSVSVAAVDGTAGVGKTALLVRAAWTLHDQYPDGCLFVDLHAHGAPHESLRPQRALHQLLRAVNGADGELPDELHELVTAWRAATSSLRLLLVVDDARSAEQVRPLLPAGPGSRVLVAGRQRLPGLDADRRLTVEPLDTGEAVTLLTRLLGETRAGQEPEAAQELARRCGGLPLALRIAGARLQNLPSWTLTHLVGRMSDDERRLGELRAEDRSVEAAFRMSYDLLAPELRRGFRALGQVPTAEFDGLTPAAMLGRSLQDTEDLLERLVDASLLQQPRPSCYRLHDLVRDHTRLLAAAVPEEAAADRAAVLHLYTAAGRIASDWGPEGFPTGPDVSHSPFSDWREADAWLEGRGRPTARRGRFRGGHRAARPRLLDRRVPGRLACPPGPLPRVPLRPGARAARRRPG